The genome window AATGCATCAATATAATCCACTgtattataataaaatgtaactttttttagtAGCAAGTAGTCACGCACAAGTTAACTACAACCTAATTTCTGCTGATAAGAGCACTGTTTTGGATAAAGACAAAAATCAAGAATCTTACGAAGCATAATACGTTTATTTTGTAAGAACTATGTGGTTAGCGGTTGATATCAGAAAAGGCTCGGTCAGAAGTGCTTACACTGCGAAAACCTGCATTTTCTCACGTTGTCAggcgtttatttttattttttatatgttcTCAGAGGGACAGACCGAAAGCGGCTTTCACAAGACGTGCCGAACCTGTCTGGAGCATATCCGAGAAGCAATGCTGCACCACCGAtggcaggaggctgcagagTACATGGTCAGCTACACCCAGGTGCTGGAGGACAGAAATAAGGGCCGAGCACTGCCAAACAAAGAGGTAGGGGTTGATTCCCGCAATTCTGTTTCACAAAGACGATGCTCCTTGTTACGTATTCCTGCATTTTAAAGATCCTCATGTATGTTTCACCTTTGTGTGGGACTTTTTTTGTCGATCCTTTCAAAACCCTCGTTTCAGCTCATCTGGAGAATCAGCACCGAGATACTTCACCACCTTCCACACTCCACAGTCAAAGATTACAACATCATATATGAACGGATGAAGCACTCAGGAGTTAAGCATTATCTCATGGTGTGTTGAGTGAGGGTGGTGCAGACATGACATTTCTGCTTTGCGTTTTTATGACTCGTTTATGTCTCCGTCGTCTTAGATTTGCCTGGAGCATTCTTTCCACCTGATGCTCCACGGTCAGATCGAAGGCGCGAAGCAGCAGCTGTCCGTCGCAGAGAGCTGGAGGCACGGCAAAGTGTCGTCCTCTCAGCATCAGCGCCATAAGCTGATCCAGGCGTACAGGAGCCTGTTGGATTATATGATCTGGTGTGACAAAAAGTCCACGCTCTCCACAAACAGTAAGGCGACACCCGACTTCACACCATTACAAGCATCTATTATTTATCCGATTAGTGGCCGACACTTTTCAAGTCTTTGTGTGGTGTTACGCTGCCCCCAAAAGGATAAACGGAGATACTACATGTCAGTGAGGCCTGACTGGAAAAACTCAGATAAGGTTTGCCTAAGATttcctgctttatttatttatttatttatttttttagattttgtttttgattctgACAACCAAGCGATGCATACCTACTTCAGACACGCATCTGTGAATCTTcaggacattttgaaaaatccagGCGTCTGGGATCCCTTCATCCTTTGTTATGTTGAGGTAAGCACTGAATTAACGGCATCAGTTAATATTTTCAAACGCTCTAAAAGGCAGGACAAGGCTCGTGTTTGGAAATATGGACATTTCCTGCcaacatctgtttttatttgtatacagtgccttgcaaaaatactAATATGCACTATTGAAtctttccacattttctcatgttacaaccacaaaattaaatgtttttttttttttgttttggaattttatgtgatggaccaacacaaggtaATGTATGTATACATGAGAAGAGGatatatgtatgcatgtatatatgtatgtatacatgAGGAAAGGATTCAAgaatgtttgctgtttttaatgatttaaaatattgtaaGCAAATGCAAATCTTGGCAGGCATGGCATACATTTGCATTTGTAAGTATAGCTGCAAATCTTTTTGAATATACTTGTCTCTGCTGAAGCGAAGGATCTCTAAgacaggatatatatatatatattttctgcaGCACGCATCCTTTAGCGTGTGTGCCAAAAGCTTTTTGATTTAATCTAATCAAGGTacacttttccagatgtttGCATTGTTTATGGGAAATGCTTCCAGAAATGCTATCCTTGTGAAAAGAGAACTAAGGACTATATatagctccatccattttccatccacTCTGATCAGCGTTTCTGTtcgccacagcatgatgctgccgcaaTGATAGCAGGTTTTCAGTTGCAGGTTTGTCTTTCCCTTTCAATTTTAGGATGATGGATAAAGTGTTGCTCCTTGACATGTTGAAAGTTTAGGATAAATTATCTCTTAACCTAAACTCGACTTTAGTTTCTTTCCAACTTTCCCCGATcttcctgctgtgttcctttaTCTTCATGCTACTCTTTGGTGACTAATTTCCTCTAACAGACCTCTGCAGCTGTATCTgtgcagctgtatttatactgagaataaattacaTACAACGACAAGATGCTACTATGTAGGGGATTTTTATAATGCAGGTTGTTGCACTTGATTTATTTAGGAGACTCATTGTAGATGTGGCTGAATACAAAATGCATGGcaaactttttagatttttgattttaaacttgTATTGTAATTTGCCTAAGTCAATCATCGCACATTGCATCTCCCGCTATGTCTTTATCCTGCCTGATAAAGTTTGGGCTGGAAAAAGTACACTTGATCAAGGACAAATCAAGCTAAAAGgagaaaattaattaaactcTGTCCAGTACTTGTGTTTAATAATCTAGTGCAGACATTTCTATGGTGATTGGCACAAATCTGAAACTTCCCAAATTATCTTTTGAGATGtagatattttttgtttgtgtctttttctgtttacaaaGCTTGTTAAAGATATTGCTCATGTCATGCTCATTGTTAATCTGTATAAAGAAGCGGCCttgtgtcttttatttttggcaGATGCTGGAGTTTTATGGGGATAACGAGGAGGCTCTGAAAGTCCTGAACGACTACGCGTACGACAACAGCTTTCCCCCAAATCCCAACGCGCAGGTCTATGTGTACCAGTTCTTAAAGCGACACAACGCTCCTGAAAAGAAACTGATGAAAGTGTTGAGGGTATCACAGATAATTTAATAATAGTATtctccttctcttcctccttaTCAATCCTGTACTgaattttttctcttttaaaaaggagacaaaaatctgaaacatttttttctctctctgtagaACCTCCAAATATTGGTGCCAAGCCACGAACTGATGTTAGAGTACAGCTACCTCCTGCTTCAGTCTGGTAAAAGCAGATTTATTTCTCAGTCGAATGCTTTTCCAATAAATGTGGaataaaagtgagaaaaaattttttttatgactcTTTTTCATGACCTTGTCTTGCACTGACAAGTTATCTACTCAAGTATTTAttgatgtatttgtttttatttttaaagagaaaactaGTGACACTGAGAAGGCTCTAGGAGTCCTCCTCGAGATGCTCGACTTCGCCTGCTGGAGGAGCAACCTGGACGTGTGGACGTGTTTAAAAGCTGTCACTCACCAGCTGCTGTTACGGTACGTGCACACACTTAGATTTCAGTGAGATCCTGAGTAAAAAATTCAAAACTACACTGCGCCTGGTTTTCCTGGTGTTAAATGACAACAGGGAGGACGGGGAGATGACGGTCTGCAAGCACATGACTCTAAGGATGGACTGGTGGCCCGCTCTGCATTTCACAAGCTTCCATGCAGAGAAGGACAGGGAGGAGAACAACAAGCTTTTGGAGGTGAAGGCGTCACTCGCAGAAATCCTTTGTCCAGGTGAGTGGGTGCACTGCTTTGAGCGGCCTTTGGAGGTTGAGACACTTCTTCATAGCTGGAAAAACACATTGAGCTTTTCTTTCTTGACATAAGTTGTTCTATAAGATTTAGACTATGAGTTTTATGCAAATGTACATTTTCAATAGAAACAGGGTCTGGAAAAGTTTGGATCTGGCTATTATCCATTTCTAATTCTATGTGTGGGGGAGGggaaaagaacatttatttactttaatactTATTTGCTTATTTGTGTGTTTCTCAATATAGTGGTCTTACCTTGGtttatattaaatttaaatgctcattatataatttcaattgttttacccAGCGTTGTTGTACCCAACAGTATTGATTGAACGTCATTGAAAAAGCAATAAGCAGCCATTTTACTACCACTTTTCTTGACAGCTTTAAACTAGAGATCAACcgatacagtttttttttaaagccaataCCAATTATTTTGACATCTGTCTAACCGATACCTGATATGTGCTGCCGATTATTTTTGCCGCCGATTTTTGAAGCCAACATTAATTTTTCTGTCtccatttacatgataaaaattcCAAACAATGTTCTATAAGTTTCACAACCAGCGTTTAAACCAGCCAATATTAATCAGCTTTAGACCACAGTTTGAAAGGTACACCAAAACCCCCCACGTCACCAGTCTTACGGCATCGCTTTGCTCTCACTTAATCAATGTGTCACAGcgagaaaataactttttttagttCAGTGGGGAGAAACACCCCCGCTGACCTCCGCTGCAGTGTTTGGACATTATTTTAGTGATTTAGTGACTTTAGTGATtggtaccgtatttttcggactataaattGCTCcagaatataagtcgcatcggtcaaaaatgcgtcataaagaagaaaaaaatatatatgtcgCACCAGACTATACCAATTTATTAACAAATGTATTTCACGCAATCCAagaataaaaactgacatttaatctggtaaaccaaccaattacacaactgcatccacaatcggctgaataacatggaacacaCCTGGCaggttgaatggggtaaattagcataacaagtcAGCAACTATGGGGTGGTAGATTAGTGGTTAGAGCTgcgcgcttgcactctgagatggttccaagtacccggttcgaccCACAGTGACCCAgggacccttagccccagattgctccacGGGCAActgtgatagctgcccactgctccctaagggatgggttaaatgcagaagacaaatatTGGAACATCAATGAGAAATTAAGATTTCTTCTTCGAACTCCAACCGGCAAGTTTCTCGCCtgcgcatttcagcgtaactGGTTGTTAAAATTATGCTGAAATCAGACCGTGAGCTTTACAGTGctatgtgctaagctaacagtacgacacggatgtttgaaaGCAACACAAAACGCTCTGTGACGGTCTGGTGCACCACGTAACGCTGCTGCAGTActaaaacagtgaaacaacatgcAAACATGTGTTCGGTCTTTATTGCCTATAAAGTTAATGTCTCAATTAATTTAAGCGGTACAAGAGCAGcgtatagttttcacaagcctagagcgccctcttgcggctatggacggtaatgtttactacttggttcatgttggtcagcaTGAATCGATCTCTACTTTAAATTTAGGTTCAACTGGACCTATTGTTCTTAAACTGTGTGTAAAAAGCCACTTAAAGCACCGAAACTGCTATATTTACGAATAGTGTTGCCCGTTCTTATTTAAGTACAAAGTTTATCATTATATCTTGAACCCACATACTGTATCGTTAGACTCGACCACTAATCAAGCAGATTGAAAGGTAATACTTTGAACCGAAATATCCAGAATTTCAACAAGAAATtccaaagagaaattaaaaaatgtgattCTGGAAAAGTATGaagttgtgtaaaaaaaaaatgtgtttgcatcACATGTATTCTAGGTTCAGTTTTAATTGGTCTGTTGTTTCTCTTTGTGCAGGTCGAGCTCTGAAGTACACCGCTGAGCAGATGCCTACTTGACCCGTTAACCGATTCTGCCTGGCTTTAATAAAAACCCTTAaggtgaagtttttttttatcagatatttaaaatatttactgaaGTAAGATCTCTCTCTTTCCACCAATGACATATTTTAATGTCCAAAGTTAAGAAACCTAAagtgttaaatatttttctttggtATTGGCCAAATGGTGCCCTGAATGTTTTATGATGTAATAGAAAGGCATTTCCACTATGTGGAgctattttactgtaaaataattttaaactgcTATTTTGATGGGAAGCattaaaagtgctttttttctaGGTTGTATATTAAAGTTTGACAGATTCAGAGATGCTTCAATGTTATTATTTAATGCACAGATCACACACAAACGGTAGTTTTCACCCTgtcatgttatttatttagcaacATGTGCAGAAACAAGTGACAGATGGTTGAAGGCTTCTTCTCATGAAGGATTTTCaacatgtttattaaaaaaaacctcaaacagcatgttctgtgttgctgtagggaagcaaatatgtttttcatttaatgcatttatttaaaaatattatttatgagGGCTTTGTCATGTTTCTTACCTTCAGAGTTCATTTGTCTGCGTTCACAGGCAGCCATGAAATTGTGTTATTTAGCAGGGTACTATTATTCTTAACAATAAGAGGAAGTGTTTTTAAGGATTCTGCGTTGGTCCACCATGACTTCAGtgaagcagcagaagcagctcaGTCAGCCGTGTTGTATGTGTTGCTCTGCAGTTATTACATAATCCGAAGCCCAAAGCGTTTGCCCGAGAACgggagcagctggaggaggcaTCTGGGGATACACGACACATGTTTAATCATTCACAACTGGGGTACTGATGAGGATGTTCTAATAAAGAGCAGGTCAGTGTCTTAAACTGTCCTGTTCTGGATATTGTTCAAGATATGCCACTTCGGGAGTTGAGTTTggttacatttttgtttgtgcagTAGCCACTGAAGAGCTGTGGAATGGCTCAGTCGGGGTTCTCCTCATATGCCATCCTCTTTTAAAGGATCTTTGGGTTTTGATATCTCTCTGATCGCCACATTCAGACAAACTGCTTGACTTTAGAGGTTGATGTAACCCCCATGCTGCTTGAGATCACGGAGTTGCAAACAATAGAAAGTGTCCCCAATGACCCTTGTTGCTTCCTGAAGCAGCTGCTTGTGTCTGGGTCCTAAAAACAGCATTAATAATGTGTGCTGATGTAATGCTATTTTGTAATGAATAATATTGtagcttaaaataaaaattttaaggCTGATGTTTAAGGTTAATACCAGATACTTTAGACCCagaccaaatgttttattttttttaattttctattttttttactttagttaCTTGGTGAAACTGATGCAAATGGTGTCCCTTAAATGCACCGCATAATTGGTCCTGCAGACATGTTGCGTCACATGAATGCGAGTGAATGCAGCCTGCAAAGTACTTGTTTTTTGCCAAATAAGAAAGACAGCTGTTTTTCAATGAACTGCTCAACTTTTGTTTATAAAAGGTATTTAAAATATCAAGGCAAACCAGAGTGCTTTACAGAGAGGGGATGAAAAAAGCCAGAATAGGATAAATTGTTCAAGAAACAATATGACGAAACGTAAACGTGGAAAACTGAACACTATTGCCAAAAATGGGAGCTAATTCCAACGGAGAGGCGACTGATAATTAAAGGTCCTGCCTTCCAAACTGCAACAGTGATCATACACAAGCATGGAATAAATTAGATGTGTGTTAACCACAATAAAATCGGCGTTGTGCAGCCAACTACTAACACTGCACAACACCTCGAACACACCACGGTGAAACATGGTCGTAGCAACGTAACTCCGTGGATGCTTTGGTAGCAGGACAGAGAGGCTTGTCAAAGTTCATGGGAGCATCTAGTCAcccatttaatatttttgatatGGTGttgaatttaatgtttattttgcttcCACGTGTCTTAAAAAGGAGCCCCTGTGCTCTAATTGGTCAGGTTTAATGGCTTGATCAAGCATCTGCTCACATTCTCAGAACAAATAATGTGAAACCTTCATTTTAGAAACCTTGGTTATCGGCAAATGCAAAGATTTGCAGACAACAGGCTACAAACATATCTTCTTCCCAGCAGTGAATCAATAAACAGTTACAGGAACAAATTATGGGTGTTGTTTCAGCTCTTTAAATGCACCCTGGGGTAGAGCGGGGGATTAAAAAGGGGTCTTTTAGTGTTGTGATATCTGAAGCCGGTTATTCTCAGTAGCCCCTTATTGTAATGTTGAGACaaacattttatgaaatatACAGTCCTGTGAAAAGTATTTGCTCCTTTTGAAGATtccttctgtttgtgttttctctcaaacataaatgtctcagatcatcaaacaaattttgatATCAGAAAAAAGATTACTTGACTGAatactgaatgttttttttctgtgtgatgATTTTATGGttttcaggggggaaaaaactgttccaACCAACCTGCGTAAAAAATAAATGCGCCTACCCCGTGGTTAAATAATGAATTAGCTG of Fundulus heteroclitus isolate FHET01 chromosome 15, MU-UCD_Fhet_4.1, whole genome shotgun sequence contains these proteins:
- the taf1a gene encoding TATA box-binding protein-associated factor RNA polymerase I subunit A; its protein translation is MDALDELLGPPVDLEDESDSSDNSSRKRHKSKLPLAKPLCAEGQTESGFHKTCRTCLEHIREAMLHHRWQEAAEYMVSYTQVLEDRNKGRALPNKELIWRISTEILHHLPHSTVKDYNIIYERMKHSGVKHYLMICLEHSFHLMLHGQIEGAKQQLSVAESWRHGKVSSSQHQRHKLIQAYRSLLDYMIWCDKKSTLSTNNFVFDSDNQAMHTYFRHASVNLQDILKNPGVWDPFILCYVEMLEFYGDNEEALKVLNDYAYDNSFPPNPNAQVYVYQFLKRHNAPEKKLMKVLRNLQILVPSHELMLEYSYLLLQSEKTSDTEKALGVLLEMLDFACWRSNLDVWTCLKAVTHQLLLREDGEMTVCKHMTLRMDWWPALHFTSFHAEKDREENNKLLEVKASLAEILCPGRALKYTAEQMPT